GTTTTCTCATTACGAAAAGTGCTGCGACACTTTTTCAAGGGTTCAAAAGGGCCAAGGGTTCCGTGTCGAATGGGCACTAACACTATTAAGTTCAGCAATAATACATAGAGATTACTTGTGTAGTACTTCTCTAATAATAATGTCTCTAATCTTTAAATATTCTCTAAAAAGTGTCAAGTCTATCAGCAATAATGTTAATAACAATAACTTATTTGTTTCAGGATAAGAAATACCTTAACTCGTCATACAAAATAAACGATGATTTAGcaataatttcaattaaaatcaaatgaacTCCCTATTaatgaaaacaaagttttaaattccACCCTCTAAATAagcagaaaaaatatatataaatttcaaaagctTTTCATAAATCTGATAATGTCTTTGAGAACTTTTTGTTTCTGAAAcgatttaataatgtttattttaatttttatttttaataattttattgagatttaacattttaaagacaTAAATGTTACATGGCGGTTATTAATAGTTATGACAATAgttcttaatttttgttatttgtatatatatatatatatatatatatatatatatatatatatatatataaatatacatatatatatatatatatatatatatatatatatatatatatatatatatatatatatatatatatatatatatatatataaatataaatatatatatatatacatatatatatatatatgtatatatatatatatatatatatatatacatatatgtatatatatatatatatatatatatatatatatatatatatatatatgtatatatatatatatatatatatatatatatatatatatatatatatatgtatatatatatatacattagaaTATACCTTCTTTACGTCTTATTGGATAGTCACAACACTTTTTTAATGCttcaattaaacatttttaagaacttaaaaatgtatatatgctCTTATAACACTAAAAGCAATAAGTATACAAAATCATACACTTCATcaattatagataaaattagaatatattgtaactaaaaaaaaaaaaattctttatatgaaTACGTTCCATAACTTTtcgtttacttatttattaaaagaacttttgcaaTAAGGTTcagaaatatatgaaaatgaAGCTTTTTATACTAACTATATAGTCTTATTTCTTATTATGTAAGTTTTGTAACATATTTATgaaatgttttatgtaaaataactAATTGTTTATACAACAgctttgaataaatattaagtaaaaacatactatttcaattcaaatatttatattgccatatttttactactttttctCGTGATACAATCTgaaattaaattagtatttatgtttataaaatttaattggtaATTGAAACTAAACTGgcatttatgtttataaaattctttataaacataaataccaacttcaataccaaaaaataaaacttttcctttttttttttgaaaaaaaaggtagaaggttttatgtaaaaaaaagtctttctttgttataaatgaatctaagtttaatttaaataaaaattgcgcAACATTtattactttcaaaataaataaaagtgcatggttaatgataataaataaatataaaaacaaatgtttaaatgtcTAGATATCAATATTGCTAAATCAAGTTATCTAAGATAAACTATTTACTGAATGTTTCTGACAACTACTGATTACATATCTGATACAAACGCTTAATGggttatcaataatttttacatttgcaaACTGCAGCTGATACTTTATTATTTGTCTTCGGTGATTGAACATGTTGCAATATGTACGAGAAAGCTACAGCAACTACGACGTCCTCTTGAACTGGGTATTTAACCAGATTTTTGAACATTTCAACTTTTCTTAGAAACCTTATATTaggattaattttattatattatattataacctTATATAaggattaattttattattacaatatataggtatgctcttttttgttttttcttaataaatgaCTCTCATTGCCACGTatgcaaaatctttttacacttaaattttaaatatacaaaaacagcAACATCAAGTGGTTGCAGCATATGGGTTGCGTTAAGGATTAAATATGTAACGCAGACATTTTTTTCCTAACATGCTTTTATGATATCAGACAAAAAATGTAAAGCTAAATTTATCTCTAATAACGATCTTCGTTCCTAGAAGAGTTTGCTACTTCAGCATTTCTACAAAAGATTTTAGTGAACCAATGCTCAAATGTTCAACCAGATTTTCAACTGTCGAATATACTTCCGGCAGGGCTACCACAAGTCTACTCTATTAGCAGTTTTTGGCTTTATAAACAATCATGGGAGAAAAAACTGAGCAGCCGCACTCCTGCAGTATATAATACAAATAGCTCTTTTGGAATGCCGCATTTTTCTTTCTACACGTTTAAGGCCACGCCTACATATTACTGTTTTATGCATTGGTTATTGCTTGTTAATAGTtcaaatatactaatataagaAATCATTTTTAGTGTAATGGAtaactcataaaaaaatgaataaagtaaatcTTATCAGTTTTAGTTCTTACTGAAGTTACGTTGTCAGCAGTTCTGGCAGTCAgattgttgcaaaaaataagGAGTTTGGTTCAATTAGAGCCAGAGGAGTTATTTTTGAATCAGTGACACCTATTCTGTGTGGAGAATTTTTTCCCTAGCAGACGTATATCCATACTATCCAAAGGTGTTTTCCAATGCATATAATCAAACTCCTTGTTTACGGTCATAAATTCTCATATTacttgcacttttttttagaatatttgcaagtctttctttttaacaaaaataactatttgaaacatttaaaaattaaaatgggattgaaatttcaaatactcaaaattatttaaaagttaaaaaaagttacatatgacaaacaatacaaaatcgctaacaaatcaagaaaaaaagtaattgtaaaaaaagatgaaatcgACATTCACTGTTGCAgaaaagtttagatttttttggaaatttaatTGGGAGTACCAAGATATAGTGGTATTTTAATTAGAATATACCTTTTGAACATCTACATATGGGTTTTTAGAATTCAGTTTATGCGAAAAATTATGAttatattttgaacatttttcggagacatttaaaaatcattattttgttgtttgagTTCGGTTAACTCATGCACATTTGCACAATCAAGATCACATCAAAATCATAATAATTTCAAAGTTATACAAAGAATATTATatactagaaaataaaattgaaatggtTGGTTATTTTGCAATTATATTTTCCGACTAATATTTTTGTAAGTAGCAAGTAAAACTATCGAAGTCACCTCCATTATGAAAGTCCGTTTTACggtatattgtttatttttgaaacgttACGTAATGATTTAGAGTTATGCTCAAATACGAGCCAACTTCGTTGTTATAAATGACAATAAATTATGTACTTTAATTGGTTGACTCTCCTTTCAAACTCTTATGGCAACACTGTCTTATAGGTCCGCAaacatgaaaaactttttttatcaacattttccCAATTTTATTCTCTACGTCTACAAATCTCTGTTTTccctaattttgaaaatgtatgcTCATTCTAATAATGATTATGGCTTATTATTATTCGAATTTCTCCTTGCATATACATTAAGTATCCAAAAacctatattatttttacataaacatttGCTATATGCCTGAGTATTATTTTTAGTCGAGTTGAGAcatctttttatcaaattataatataaatctataagaatatatatgttactataaataaactattatagtaacgtatatatttttattggtttgcattcttatatttttctatcaaaacaataagatataaaacaaaagatataaaaaaataagatataaaacaaTAAGATATAAAACAACAAGAATATATATTACTACAGCaggttttttttccatattgaACTTAGTTAGAatagcataaaaattttatgtatacctaatatacataaaatatagaTAGTTTTGgtagaaattttgaaaaaaaaaaaaggtagatcttataaataacaaataaataaaaaatatacctcCCAGCGGGCACGGGTACATTCATTGTACGTACAAAAGACATCCGGACGGAACGTACAACTTTGGTTCAGAATTGGTTCAGATTCGAGATACTGATGTACGTCCAAGTGAACGTACAATGAACGTACAATTTGAACGTTTAAAGTGCGTCCAAGTTTGTATCAGAACTTACTTCAcaaattagaatttaaatttgtttattataatttatacaatgaactttttatttcaattaaatgaaataaaatgaagttcttttaaaaaatgtttaagtagAAAAAACATACACACAATGACTCTgattacgtttttttttttgaatgcttgtttaacttttttgtccATGTAGTTacattttattgaatattaCCTTATAGGAACATAAAATATTAACCAAGTaccaaattttatataaattaactgAGAAAATATCAGTTTAACAGAGTTTAAGTATGACAGTTTTAAGTATTCTTTAGGGTAAGGTGGGGTAATCTGAGCCTATTTTTACCTATTTCTGactttgagttaaaaaaaaacaatgcttaGGTATCGGTTTTCTGATAAATGATGTCTTAAAATCATGATTGGACATCCtactaaacaaatttaacaaaaaactattacttaaaaTACTATCATTAAGTCAGGGGAGCCTTTATTCGAAGATACCTATATAGACCCACATTACCCCACTACGTGGGGTAATGTGGGTCTTCATAAAATATTGGTAGTTCTGGTTTAAAATACTGCTGCTTATGAAAAATCTGACATACATTCTATATGTACGCAccttttttatagtatatatacaaggttttattttaaaaagtagttttaagttattttttttgaaaagaaaagtgCATACATACACAgcacaacaataaaaattaaaaactcggtcaaataaaagtaaaaaaatagtgaTTTAAAACAGAAATCATGTTTGaataaagtgttttataaaaaataactatttttttgatgattgcacttttatggtaaaattcCTGCTATTTTGGGCACTTCTTAgattttttgggtttttttgatatttctttgaTACTTCAGTAAaggtaatagttttttttgtacatttttttttaactttgtttttttcctCTCTGACTTTTCGTTCCTCAAGTAACCGTCGTTTGACTTTCTCATTTGTAAGGAGTTCTCCACATTTTGCTTGTACTctcttccttttttatttttgttgttcaaTTATTGCTGCTGTTTCTGCAGATACATTAGGACATATGACTGACCTTAAAGCTTCTCGCATAGCTGATCTCGGTGTTTGTATTCTTGGAGATTTAGGGCTATAACGTTCAGGTGATTGATTGAGAAAGTCAATACCTGTTATTCTTCTTTACATCTTTTCTTTACTTAATGGTGAGATACCTGAACCACGAAATCCTGCTAAAGCATTGGCGGGAGAGAGTCTCTGACACAATTGTTTCAATAATCCTGTAAAAGCTGtcttatcaatatttttttgttgtgtttctCTTGCAAAccgctttaaaatttttctccaCTCATTCTTTAATGGTCCAAAGACAGCTACATCTAACGGTTGTAATGCGTGTGAGCAATTTGGTGGAAGACAAATAATTTGGATATCGTTGTCCATGGCTGCTTTTATAGTACCATATGTTAAATGACTTTCATGACCGTCATAAAGCAGGAGTATTGGTTTTTGATCTTGGTCAACAAATGGTAGGAAGTGCTCGACAAACCTAAATAAAGAATGTATTTACTTCTATTGAATCATTTGTACCGCCTTCAAGAGCAACAAAGGCTATTCAGTgtaaatacattaataaaaaaaaggaaagaaaaaaaaatgaaaatagaaaaataaaaattataaaattcaagTAAAATACCAGTTTTCAAATAGAAAGTCTTGCATCCATCCACTTGCTGTTGCCCCAAAAGCACATCCTGGTGGTCCATTTTCTACCCATTTAGAATACAGATAGCCTTCTcccttaaaaacaacaaatggtGGAGATATCTTCCATCTGCAGACACGCAGAATAGCACAGAGTACATAGCTTTACCAGAAGAACCAGCCAGTTCATAAGCATCTTTGCTTTTTGGATGTACAAATACTCTCTTCGTTAAGTGATTTGTGGAAAGCCCAGTCTCGTCAAGATTGTATATACTACTTGGTACAATGTTATTATTATGAATCACATcagataaaatagtaaaaaatttatctacaaCTTCATGTGTTAAACTTTTAGCTCTTGAAAATGTAAGTATTTGAGATTTGCGTAATCGAAGTTTATCAACATGACGCTTCTTAAAAGAAATTATCCAATCTTTTCCAggaattccatttttaaaaggAGTTTTCATCCTCATTGTTGTGCAAAATTGAGCAACTAAATTACAAATGTCAAGAGAATCTAATGGAAGACCATATCTTTGACAATACTGCGCTGCAGCTACAATCATAGTTTCATCATTATCACTCAGCACATTTTTTCGACCTTCACGTTTGTTTGCATTAAATTCTTGTTGTTTTATTCTTCGTCTCAATGTTTCTTTAGGAACAGAACATTCTTTAGCAGCAtgataaatagtatttttttttctcacatACTAACACAATTGCTCTTTCCAAACTATCAGCATTGTacttggattttatttttttattataacatcttggcattttttaaatactttctaaagtaataattatgaaaaatctgTTAAACTTTTAGTGAAATAAATTAgcataaatcataaaatatcaccaaaaaatattttaacaccaTATAGgtcttatataatattttatttgacctAGGTATTGTTTCatacaaataaatacacatgTTTCTTAATATAAACTTCAAAGCTATAAACTTCAAACATAAGTGTTTAATAgttctaaataattattaacacaAAAATAGTTAGGTCTGATGAAACTAATAGGTTTATAATGTTACTAACAACAACTTcgataatataattacatatcataatattttatatacatagacCCACTTTACCCCACCtgattatatttcaaattataaacaaaccaTGTGCGTTAGTGTCTTACAGGTATACTTTCCTTAAAATATAGTAActttactttcaaaataaaaatttttcatacgTTTACGacttatttgaatatattttctCTGAAGTTTAAAAACGGAGAAAAAAATGACTTGGTTTATGTATCTAgcattttagcaaaaaaagtgcCGTTTCTAACAACATAGCaaggttatattttaaaattaattagcCTAATATGCTATAACAACGTggtaaaaatttcaactttataCCTAAAgccattattaatataacaGATAAATATGAATTACCCAGATTACCCCGTAGACCCACATTACCCCACCCTACCCTAtagcttttttgaaaaatttactttaaaagtatGGCTTTCGCATTTGCATGACTAGAAGTTCCATCAACTATAGTTATACtgtaggaatatatatatatatatatatatatatatatatatatatatatatatatatatatatatatatatatatatatatattcctacaGTTTACGGCTAAGAAAACGTgtttgtggtaaaaaaaaatggctCTTTGCTTGTTTGTGATATTAAAGCTGAAAAAATTAAGGTTATATtatgtcaaaacaaaattaatttaattgcaggAAGTAACTGATCCACAAAAACGCAAATTAAAAGACTagaatgtttttgatttatttttcaaacataaaaacattcagaatgcttttatttttttattttttaactgtaaaacatgcgcggagtgttgcaacatcgactatcttatagcctgatttgcaacggagtgctgctacattgactgacaaataacctgactcgcaacggagtgctgctacatcgactgacaaatagcctgacttgcaacgtaATGATGCTACATTGGCTGAGGGTTTGGTTGGGGTAGGCAatctatcaaaaaattaaaaaaaaaataaaaaaaaaagcttttcctgtctttaaaattaa
The nucleotide sequence above comes from Hydra vulgaris chromosome 09, alternate assembly HydraT2T_AEP. Encoded proteins:
- the LOC136085449 gene encoding uncharacterized protein LOC136085449 → MNSIRKMQGSKRKKIFEKKLLYSEEQLHAAIRALNKGKKFLWVSKKFNVPEKALCDKLSGKSQLKRQNSGFESYFGEEIENELYVRKKNTIYHAAKECSVPKETLRRRIKQQEFNANKREGRKNVLSDNDETMIVAAAQYCQRYGLPLDSLDICNLVAQFCTTMRMKTPFKNGIPGKDWIISFKKRHVDKLRLRKSQILTFSRAKSLTHEVVDKFFTILSDVIHNNNIVPSSIYNLDETGLSTNHLTKRVFVHPKSKDAYELAGSSGKAMYSGEGYLYSKWVENGPPGCAFGATASGWMQDFLFENWFVEHFLPFVDQDQKPILLLYDGHESHLTYGTIKAAMDNDIQIICLPPNCSHALQPLDVAVFGPLKNEWRKILKRFARETQQKNIDKTAFTGLLKQLCQRLSPANALAGFRGSGISPLSKEKM